One segment of Arcanobacterium phocae DNA contains the following:
- a CDS encoding MarR family winged helix-turn-helix transcriptional regulator → MTDDPMSSDNSICDDVDAIITAWQDQCPELDTAPFAIFSRLLRLTRHIERMRKTVFARNGLETWEFEMLAALRRTSNHTLTAGQLMKETLVSSGTVTNRLDRMAAKELLVRQSGEHDGRVVYVQATELGLSLIDGAVEDLLHTEAQILEQFSAAESDEAAAYMRRLLHSFE, encoded by the coding sequence ATGACTGATGACCCCATGTCTTCCGACAATTCAATTTGCGACGATGTCGATGCGATTATTACTGCATGGCAGGATCAATGCCCAGAGCTAGACACAGCTCCTTTCGCTATTTTTTCGCGGTTATTGCGCCTGACACGGCATATTGAGCGGATGCGGAAAACTGTGTTCGCGCGCAATGGGCTGGAAACGTGGGAATTTGAAATGTTGGCGGCATTGCGGCGCACCAGCAACCACACCCTAACCGCCGGTCAACTGATGAAAGAAACATTGGTGTCTTCTGGGACGGTGACGAACCGGCTCGATCGGATGGCAGCTAAAGAGCTCTTGGTTCGCCAATCGGGCGAACACGATGGGCGTGTTGTTTATGTGCAAGCTACTGAGTTGGGGCTGTCGCTGATTGATGGCGCAGTTGAGGATCTGCTTCACACCGAAGCGCAGATTTTAGAACAATTTAGTGCGGCTGAAAGTGACGAAGCAGCCGCCTACATGAGACGGCTGCTCCATTCGTTCGAGTAA
- a CDS encoding ABC transporter permease, whose translation MLGLIIKREMTALLQTRSNQISFVVMLVLIFGGGIIANLVMSGDDDSAAPETSYVVGVEKSAADAAEFIQAALPATSTESIGDGEGEEWLTDAVEAQADDENTDITYAVVGGTPAEPTVIFPNSSAISGNFGEAVNRGVTFWIASENSTLTPDEAASAITGADGANVRVLDLSSDDNLIASNPVGYFTALGVVILLATVILGGLATISTGVVEEKSSRVVEIILASVKPRTLLLGKILGIGTVIIGQVACYIVATFISLKIAGVSLPLLNLSSLAVWTILWSIVGFFTFSLIAGALAATVSRQEDLAPITGTLTMLTFIPIYGGFFLISAMPDATITKVLSYIPFMSSFMMPIRQSFGISSPTEQIIAFVLGVVAIPLLAAFAGKLYRNSVLHSGKRMSIKQAWKQSK comes from the coding sequence ATGCTAGGACTGATTATTAAGCGGGAAATGACCGCGCTACTCCAGACCCGATCAAATCAGATTTCCTTCGTGGTTATGCTCGTTCTTATTTTCGGCGGCGGCATTATTGCCAACCTTGTGATGAGCGGTGACGACGATTCTGCAGCCCCGGAAACATCGTATGTTGTGGGCGTTGAGAAATCTGCCGCCGATGCTGCCGAATTTATTCAAGCTGCGCTACCTGCTACCAGCACCGAAAGTATTGGTGACGGCGAAGGCGAAGAGTGGCTGACCGATGCAGTAGAAGCCCAAGCTGACGACGAAAACACTGATATCACCTACGCTGTTGTTGGCGGAACTCCTGCTGAACCGACCGTGATTTTCCCTAATTCAAGTGCTATCAGTGGCAACTTCGGCGAAGCAGTGAATCGTGGCGTGACATTCTGGATTGCCAGCGAAAACTCCACCCTGACTCCGGATGAAGCCGCTTCAGCGATTACCGGTGCTGACGGCGCAAATGTACGGGTCTTGGATTTATCATCTGACGATAACCTCATCGCTTCTAACCCGGTTGGCTACTTCACCGCACTCGGTGTTGTGATTCTGCTTGCCACCGTTATCTTGGGAGGTCTAGCAACAATCTCAACTGGAGTTGTCGAAGAAAAGTCCTCGCGCGTCGTCGAAATTATTTTGGCGTCCGTCAAACCACGGACGCTACTGCTCGGAAAGATCCTCGGAATCGGCACAGTGATTATTGGCCAAGTCGCCTGCTATATTGTAGCCACGTTTATTTCACTGAAAATTGCGGGAGTGTCGTTGCCGCTACTGAATCTTTCATCACTCGCGGTATGGACGATTCTGTGGTCTATCGTCGGCTTCTTCACCTTCTCATTGATTGCAGGTGCGCTGGCAGCAACCGTCTCTCGCCAAGAAGATCTTGCTCCGATCACCGGTACGCTCACGATGCTCACCTTCATCCCGATCTATGGCGGATTCTTCCTCATCTCGGCAATGCCTGACGCAACCATCACGAAGGTCTTGTCATACATTCCATTCATGTCATCCTTCATGATGCCAATCCGGCAGTCCTTCGGAATCTCTTCACCCACTGAACAAATCATCGCATTTGTGCTGGGCGTCGTAGCTATCCCACTGTTGGCAGCATTTGCTGGCAAGCTTTACCGCAATTCGGTTTTGCATTCAGGTAAGCGCATGTCTATCAAGCAGGCATGGAAGCAAAGCAAGTAA
- a CDS encoding ABC transporter ATP-binding protein, which translates to MNLHISNLHKRFGDTVALDGMEFTVQPGELYGFVGSNGAGKTTTMRIVLGVLSADSGTVTLDGKELDFATRKTFGYMPAERGLYPKMKVGAQLIYLAQLQGLSKKDATRAMLYWTERLNIDKRRNDEVQALSLGNQQRVQLAAALIHDPAVLVLDEPFSGLDPVAVDVMSSVLREKADAGATVVFSSHQLDLVERMCERVGICAEGKIVAEGKIDDLRASAESNLIVRTGGDVNSLADTVRSQGFSVIHTSHNVLEIAMHAGDDSQRILQAALAAGPLLEFAPQRPHLQDIFKGVVSAPTIDEAEEETPAKKRGLAALFGKKK; encoded by the coding sequence GTGAATTTACACATCAGTAATCTTCACAAGCGCTTCGGGGATACCGTTGCACTCGATGGCATGGAGTTCACGGTACAACCGGGCGAACTCTACGGCTTTGTTGGTTCGAACGGAGCCGGAAAGACGACGACGATGCGCATTGTGCTCGGCGTATTGTCTGCAGATTCCGGCACAGTGACACTCGATGGCAAAGAACTTGATTTCGCTACTCGTAAAACCTTTGGTTATATGCCTGCCGAACGCGGACTATATCCGAAGATGAAGGTTGGCGCACAGCTTATTTATTTGGCCCAGCTCCAAGGCCTATCAAAGAAGGACGCGACTCGCGCCATGTTGTATTGGACCGAACGTCTCAATATTGATAAGCGACGTAATGATGAGGTCCAGGCACTGTCCCTAGGTAACCAGCAGCGAGTTCAGCTCGCGGCTGCGCTCATTCACGATCCGGCGGTTCTTGTTCTGGACGAACCGTTCTCTGGCTTGGATCCGGTCGCGGTTGACGTGATGAGCTCAGTGTTGCGTGAAAAAGCCGATGCCGGAGCCACTGTGGTTTTCTCGTCACATCAGCTTGATCTAGTGGAACGTATGTGTGAACGAGTCGGTATTTGCGCCGAAGGCAAGATCGTTGCTGAAGGCAAGATCGACGATTTACGCGCCAGCGCCGAGAGCAACCTTATTGTGCGCACCGGTGGAGACGTGAATTCCCTCGCAGATACGGTACGTTCACAGGGGTTCTCTGTTATTCACACGTCACACAACGTGCTCGAGATCGCGATGCATGCTGGTGACGATTCTCAACGGATTCTGCAAGCTGCGCTAGCTGCTGGCCCGCTCCTGGAGTTCGCCCCACAGCGCCCGCATCTTCAAGATATTTTCAAAGGCGTGGTTTCGGCCCCGACTATTGATGAGGCAGAAGAAGAGACTCCAGCAAAGAAGCGCGGCTTAGCTGCCCTATTTGGAAAGAAGAAGTGA
- a CDS encoding TetR/AcrR family transcriptional regulator, translated as MARTAKSPTDPPKRQRMTRVERRTQLIGIARQLFAARGYDAVSIEEIANAADVSKPVVYEHFGGKEGLYQVIVDRETTAVNTILDQALSAGKGPRESLEAVVLGLLDYIEENPDGFGLMVHQSPGVLAGGEFSTIISDMSDHLNELLATYVEKLQFPADAISLYAHMLSGLMGIVGQSWAINRQLDKHVMAAHLVNLMWNGLHRLEAEPKLVTPLP; from the coding sequence ATGGCACGTACTGCTAAATCACCTACTGATCCACCAAAACGCCAACGTATGACGCGCGTTGAGCGGCGCACTCAGCTTATTGGAATTGCGCGTCAGCTGTTCGCTGCACGCGGCTATGACGCGGTGTCTATTGAAGAAATCGCGAACGCTGCTGACGTTTCAAAACCCGTTGTTTATGAACATTTTGGCGGCAAAGAAGGCCTCTACCAGGTTATCGTTGACCGGGAGACAACCGCCGTCAACACGATTCTGGATCAGGCGTTATCGGCAGGGAAGGGACCGCGTGAGTCACTCGAAGCCGTCGTCCTCGGATTGCTGGACTATATCGAAGAAAATCCAGATGGTTTCGGACTGATGGTTCACCAGAGCCCTGGCGTGCTCGCCGGCGGTGAGTTCTCTACTATCATTTCCGATATGAGCGACCACCTCAATGAACTACTGGCTACCTACGTTGAAAAACTTCAATTCCCAGCTGACGCTATTTCGCTCTATGCCCACATGCTGTCCGGACTGATGGGAATCGTTGGCCAATCGTGGGCCATTAACCGGCAACTAGACAAGCATGTTATGGCAGCTCATCTTGTTAACCTTATGTGGAACGGTTTGCATCGGCTCGAAGCAGAGCCAAAGCTTGTCACTCCACTGCCCTAA
- a CDS encoding NTP transferase domain-containing protein: MSQKLAAAIILAAGKGTRIKSQTPKVLLSLCGRSLVGHAVAAVTGAGAENIVAVVRHERDRVVEHLSQIAPHVLIADQDDIKGTGRAAWCGMNVLPDDLHGSVLVIAGDSPMFEPETLAELNRVHCDSGAAVTVLSTVLEDSFGYGRILRAAAPGSDEVAQTPQATGPVIGIVEEKDATDLQRTIKEIGTSTYIFDADFLRSVLGTLGTDNAQGEMYLTDVIARAVDEGKSVASYVLADSVQAEGVNDLVQLATLRAEKNRRLLERWMRSGVSIIDPASTHIEVDVQLAPDAIVHPGTILRGNTRVDAFAVVGPNTELVDVSVGERAVVPHTVASSTSIAHDTYISPFTVMREG; the protein is encoded by the coding sequence GTGAGTCAGAAACTCGCCGCAGCTATTATTCTTGCTGCTGGTAAAGGAACCCGTATTAAATCGCAAACCCCTAAAGTGCTCCTATCTCTCTGTGGTCGTTCCCTTGTTGGGCATGCAGTTGCTGCAGTAACAGGAGCTGGGGCGGAAAATATTGTTGCGGTGGTACGGCATGAACGTGACCGTGTGGTTGAACACTTGAGCCAGATTGCGCCACATGTACTGATAGCTGACCAGGACGATATTAAGGGAACTGGCCGAGCGGCGTGGTGTGGCATGAACGTTTTGCCAGATGATTTGCATGGTTCAGTGCTTGTTATTGCCGGCGATTCGCCGATGTTTGAACCAGAAACACTCGCTGAGCTTAACCGTGTTCACTGTGATTCTGGTGCCGCGGTCACTGTTCTTTCCACTGTTCTTGAAGATTCGTTCGGATACGGTCGTATTTTGCGTGCCGCGGCGCCTGGTTCGGATGAAGTTGCGCAGACTCCGCAGGCTACTGGCCCAGTTATTGGTATCGTCGAAGAAAAAGATGCCACTGACTTACAGCGCACGATTAAAGAGATCGGCACGTCAACATATATTTTCGATGCAGATTTCCTTCGTTCGGTGCTTGGTACGCTCGGCACTGACAATGCTCAAGGCGAAATGTATTTAACTGATGTTATCGCCCGTGCAGTTGACGAAGGTAAGAGCGTGGCATCATACGTCTTAGCAGATTCAGTTCAGGCTGAGGGAGTGAACGATCTGGTTCAGCTGGCAACGTTGCGAGCGGAAAAGAACCGTCGTCTCTTGGAACGCTGGATGCGCAGTGGAGTATCAATTATCGATCCGGCTTCTACCCATATTGAGGTAGATGTTCAGCTTGCGCCGGACGCTATTGTCCACCCAGGTACAATTCTTCGCGGCAATACGCGTGTTGACGCATTCGCCGTCGTCGGGCCCAACACGGAACTCGTTGATGTTTCCGTAGGTGAGCGGGCAGTAGTTCCGCACACGGTTGCTTCGTCGACGTCGATAGCGCACGATACGTACATTTCACCATTCACGGTGATGCGCGAAGGGTAA
- a CDS encoding ribose-phosphate diphosphokinase: MTGIHTSGEKHLVVATGRAHPELAEAVAKELGIELSPTTSYEFANSEIYVRFDESVRGSDVFIIQSIDVPVNKWIMEALIMVDAAKRASAKRISVVLPSFPYARQDKKHKGREPISARLMADLFKAAGAERIMSVDLHAAQTQGFFDGPVDHLWAMPTLVDYVRTRVSPEESVIVSPDAGRIKVAEQWGNRLGGVPLAFVHKTRDISRPNQATANRVVGDVAGRTAIIVDDLIDTAGTIAGAARVVLEAGAKDVIVAATHAPMSGPARERLMESGACEIIVTDTLPIAPEKRFDGLTVLSIAPVLARAIREVFDDGSVTSMFDGAF, translated from the coding sequence ATGACAGGCATCCACACAAGCGGTGAAAAGCACCTCGTTGTCGCCACTGGGCGCGCACATCCAGAATTGGCAGAAGCGGTAGCGAAAGAACTTGGCATTGAATTGTCGCCAACGACGTCGTACGAATTTGCTAACTCGGAAATCTATGTTCGTTTCGATGAATCAGTTCGTGGTTCGGACGTGTTCATTATTCAATCTATCGATGTTCCAGTGAACAAGTGGATTATGGAAGCGCTTATTATGGTTGATGCGGCCAAGCGTGCGTCAGCCAAGCGTATTTCGGTGGTTTTGCCGTCGTTCCCTTATGCCCGTCAGGATAAGAAGCACAAGGGTCGCGAACCTATTTCGGCGCGTTTAATGGCGGATCTGTTCAAGGCTGCTGGTGCTGAGCGTATCATGTCGGTTGACTTGCACGCTGCGCAAACCCAGGGCTTCTTTGACGGTCCAGTTGATCACTTGTGGGCTATGCCAACTCTTGTTGATTATGTGCGTACCCGGGTCAGTCCGGAAGAATCTGTCATCGTTTCCCCGGATGCTGGACGTATCAAGGTTGCTGAACAGTGGGGTAACCGATTGGGCGGTGTGCCGTTGGCATTCGTTCACAAGACGCGCGATATTTCGCGACCAAACCAAGCTACCGCTAATCGTGTGGTGGGCGATGTTGCTGGCCGTACCGCGATCATTGTTGACGACCTTATCGACACCGCCGGTACTATTGCGGGCGCTGCTCGTGTTGTTCTTGAAGCTGGAGCGAAAGACGTTATCGTTGCGGCTACCCACGCGCCGATGTCCGGCCCGGCACGGGAACGGTTGATGGAATCGGGTGCATGCGAGATCATTGTGACCGATACGTTGCCAATTGCGCCAGAGAAGCGTTTTGATGGTCTAACAGTACTGTCGATTGCACCTGTTTTGGCGCGTGCGATTCGCGAAGTTTTCGACGATGGTTCGGTCACCTCGATGTTCGACGGTGCGTTCTAG
- a CDS encoding 50S ribosomal protein L25/general stress protein Ctc encodes MVEVLKASVRSEFGKGAARRLRREEKLPGVLYGHGENPVHLELDYHSTFMAVRGNANALLSIEIDGEKELAIVKDVQRNALSRLIEHVDFLRVKKGEKVDAEIPVVIEGEPAGEAAATLEMLQVMAKADATAIPEQIVVNVDGLEDGKHVTVADLVLPEGVEVELDPEAVVVVIAVPAMEAPEEGTEDEAADAE; translated from the coding sequence ATGGTTGAAGTTTTGAAGGCTTCCGTTCGTTCCGAATTTGGCAAGGGCGCAGCTCGTCGTCTACGTCGTGAAGAAAAGCTTCCAGGCGTTCTTTACGGTCACGGTGAAAACCCAGTCCACCTCGAACTCGATTACCACTCAACATTCATGGCTGTTCGTGGCAATGCAAACGCTTTGTTGAGCATCGAAATTGATGGCGAAAAAGAACTCGCTATTGTCAAGGATGTTCAGCGTAACGCTCTTTCCCGTTTGATCGAACACGTCGATTTCCTCCGCGTGAAGAAGGGCGAAAAGGTCGACGCTGAAATTCCAGTCGTCATCGAAGGCGAGCCAGCTGGCGAAGCTGCTGCAACACTCGAAATGCTTCAGGTTATGGCGAAGGCTGACGCTACCGCAATTCCAGAGCAGATCGTCGTTAACGTTGATGGCCTCGAAGATGGCAAGCACGTTACCGTTGCTGATCTCGTATTGCCAGAAGGCGTTGAGGTTGAGCTCGATCCAGAAGCAGTTGTTGTTGTGATCGCAGTTCCGGCAATGGAAGCTCCAGAAGAAGGCACTGAAGACGAAGCTGCTGACGCTGAGTGA
- the pth gene encoding aminoacyl-tRNA hydrolase, with the protein MYTIFGLGNPGAKYATTRHNIGHMVVDIVADRLGSRLGVHKQSNTQSASVRYGIAPGVPGEQVILGVSMGYMNTSGGPVSSLMSYYHGDTENLIVVHDELDLPFGTLKLKRGGGEGGHNGLKSISQSLGSKNYIRLRCGIGRPPGRQDPADFVLSQFSASERKELDLMLELAADAVLDVIDHGLDKATMRLHTAS; encoded by the coding sequence GTGTACACTATTTTTGGATTAGGTAATCCAGGAGCCAAATACGCTACTACGCGCCACAATATTGGGCATATGGTGGTTGATATTGTGGCTGACCGGCTGGGAAGCCGGTTGGGTGTCCATAAACAGAGCAACACGCAATCGGCATCTGTTCGTTACGGAATAGCACCAGGAGTGCCGGGTGAACAGGTTATCCTTGGCGTATCAATGGGATATATGAACACTTCAGGTGGGCCAGTAAGCTCGCTGATGTCCTACTATCATGGCGATACTGAGAATCTCATTGTTGTTCACGATGAATTAGATTTGCCATTTGGCACGTTGAAGCTTAAGCGTGGCGGTGGCGAAGGGGGCCATAATGGTCTCAAATCTATTTCCCAATCTCTCGGCTCAAAAAACTATATCCGGTTGCGTTGCGGTATTGGACGTCCACCGGGACGGCAAGATCCGGCCGATTTCGTCTTGTCGCAGTTTTCGGCAAGTGAACGCAAAGAACTAGATCTTATGCTGGAACTAGCCGCGGACGCAGTTCTCGATGTTATTGATCATGGCCTCGATAAAGCCACCATGCGATTGCATACTGCCTCCTAA
- the mfd gene encoding transcription-repair coupling factor, with product MDLHPLLDVFTASPSLDALNGTNADISVPRGAVAPLLASLSERDIKKTHVVITASGREADDMATLLGSYLPPDSIAVLPAWETLPHERLSPRSDTVARRMLTFRRLAHPEEFPPLLVVIIPIRALLQPVIEGLGERKPVRIRVGDVIDMNELQEQLVSAAYTRVDMIESRGEFAIRGGIIDIFPPTEPHPLRVELFGDEVDEIRSFAVGDQRSLHARAQVYAPPCRELLLTADVRSRASQVMTQLPGATDMLEKIANGIAVEGMESLIPILVPSMHPVHDDLPTQSRFIVVEPERVTARAESLIETTEEFLEAAWSAAASGGAVPLNVGRASFIPAADIRAAVIESGKEWWTIGGLPSPAAIDFGIHEPQNFSGNVDASIDYLGGLAKKDWQVVIATQGAGLGRRLAEQIESAGFPSRFVEDLPAAITSGIVYVTPAAMPTGFVDPARQIAVYGVNDFMHRKKANFANQQGMPKRRKNAVDPLQLKPGDYVVHQRHGVAQFVKLAKRSLGANNSNQREYVVLEYSPSKRGAPRDQLWVPTDQLDQVSKYSGGDSPSLNKMGGADWDKTKAKARAAVKQIAKELIRLYAKRRATKGHAFSPDTPWQRELEDAFSYVETPDQLTTIEEVKRDMESPEPMDRLISGDVGYGKTEIAVRAAFKAVQDNMQVAVLVPTTILVQQHAETFTERYAGFPVKVASLSRFQTAKEADEIRKGVRDGSIDIVIGTHRLITGDVRFKNLGLVIIDEEQRFGVEHKEMLKQLYPTVDVLSMSATPIPRTLEMAVTGIRQMSTLATPPEERHPILTYVGPHESKQIAAAIKRELLRDGQVFYIHNRTQSIHRVAAQLAELVPQARVGVAHGKMTENQLEDVIQAFWDKDIDVLVCTTIVETGLDISNANTLIVEDAHKLGLSQLHQLRGRVGRSRERAYAYFLYPQDKAMTETAIERLRTIAAHSELGAGIQVAMKDLEIRGAGNILGGEQSGHIAGVGFDLYLRMVSEAVAQLTGQDKRTEAEQQAEMRIELPVEAYVPEKWVSSERLRLEIYTKIAASVNQQQRDDVRVELIDRYGPIPVEVDRLFALAALRERARGYGIEEITVMGKNIRFAPVVLTDSRQARMRRLYPKGIAKAAIRTVLVPLADVQRKNSQRAVLGSETALENEDIIDVVATIMDQLFS from the coding sequence ATGGATCTTCACCCCTTACTTGACGTATTTACTGCATCGCCGTCTTTAGATGCTCTTAACGGAACGAATGCAGATATTTCGGTTCCCCGCGGTGCTGTTGCCCCGTTATTGGCAAGCCTCAGCGAACGCGATATCAAGAAAACGCATGTGGTTATTACTGCAAGTGGGCGGGAAGCAGACGATATGGCAACCTTGCTTGGATCGTATCTGCCACCGGATTCTATTGCGGTGCTACCTGCTTGGGAGACGCTGCCTCATGAACGGCTTTCACCGCGTTCTGATACGGTTGCGCGCCGAATGCTCACGTTCCGCAGGCTGGCACATCCGGAAGAATTTCCACCACTGCTCGTGGTTATTATTCCGATCCGTGCACTATTGCAACCAGTTATTGAAGGTTTAGGGGAACGAAAACCAGTACGGATTCGTGTTGGGGACGTAATTGATATGAACGAGTTGCAAGAGCAGCTCGTGTCGGCGGCATATACCCGCGTAGATATGATTGAGTCGCGCGGTGAGTTTGCAATCAGAGGTGGAATTATCGATATTTTCCCGCCCACTGAACCCCATCCGTTGCGTGTGGAATTATTTGGCGATGAAGTTGATGAGATTCGTTCCTTCGCAGTGGGAGACCAGCGTTCATTGCATGCTCGCGCTCAGGTTTATGCACCGCCGTGTCGCGAATTACTTTTGACAGCTGACGTGCGGTCGCGTGCTAGTCAGGTCATGACTCAGCTACCCGGAGCAACCGATATGCTCGAAAAAATCGCGAATGGCATTGCGGTTGAAGGAATGGAATCACTGATTCCGATTTTGGTGCCGAGTATGCATCCGGTGCATGATGATCTGCCCACACAGTCGCGTTTTATCGTTGTTGAACCAGAACGGGTCACAGCCCGTGCCGAATCGTTGATTGAAACAACTGAAGAGTTTTTAGAAGCAGCATGGAGCGCGGCAGCCTCTGGTGGTGCAGTTCCACTCAATGTTGGCCGAGCATCATTTATTCCGGCGGCAGATATTCGCGCTGCCGTGATCGAAAGCGGAAAAGAATGGTGGACGATTGGTGGTTTGCCCTCTCCGGCTGCCATCGACTTCGGTATCCACGAACCACAAAATTTCAGTGGCAACGTTGATGCCTCGATCGATTACCTGGGCGGCCTAGCTAAAAAAGATTGGCAAGTTGTCATTGCCACGCAAGGTGCAGGTTTAGGCAGAAGATTAGCCGAACAAATAGAAAGTGCGGGGTTTCCTTCGCGATTCGTTGAGGATCTGCCAGCCGCTATCACGAGTGGCATTGTTTACGTAACTCCAGCTGCTATGCCTACTGGTTTCGTTGATCCTGCACGCCAGATAGCAGTCTATGGTGTTAATGATTTTATGCACCGCAAGAAAGCTAATTTCGCCAATCAGCAAGGCATGCCTAAACGACGCAAGAATGCGGTAGATCCACTGCAACTGAAGCCTGGCGATTATGTTGTCCATCAGCGCCACGGTGTAGCTCAGTTCGTCAAACTAGCGAAACGTTCGTTAGGTGCCAACAACAGCAATCAGCGCGAATACGTTGTTTTGGAGTATTCGCCGTCGAAACGCGGTGCGCCACGCGATCAGCTCTGGGTCCCAACAGATCAACTCGATCAGGTATCAAAATACTCTGGTGGGGATTCGCCGTCGTTAAATAAAATGGGCGGCGCAGATTGGGACAAAACAAAAGCGAAAGCACGCGCAGCCGTCAAGCAAATCGCGAAAGAGCTCATCCGGCTCTACGCTAAACGTCGAGCCACAAAAGGTCACGCATTTTCACCAGATACTCCGTGGCAGCGCGAACTCGAAGATGCATTTTCGTATGTTGAAACTCCCGATCAGCTCACCACGATCGAAGAAGTCAAACGGGATATGGAATCTCCGGAACCGATGGATCGTCTCATTTCGGGAGACGTCGGATACGGAAAAACTGAGATTGCAGTGCGCGCAGCTTTCAAAGCCGTCCAAGACAATATGCAGGTCGCGGTGCTCGTACCAACCACAATTTTAGTTCAACAACACGCGGAAACATTCACCGAAAGATATGCGGGATTCCCCGTTAAAGTCGCGAGCCTATCCCGGTTCCAAACCGCCAAAGAAGCCGATGAGATTCGCAAGGGTGTGCGCGATGGAAGTATCGACATCGTCATCGGCACTCACCGGCTCATCACTGGTGACGTGCGGTTTAAGAATCTAGGACTTGTCATTATTGACGAAGAACAGCGTTTCGGGGTGGAGCATAAGGAAATGCTGAAGCAACTCTACCCAACAGTAGACGTGCTTTCCATGTCTGCAACGCCGATTCCGCGAACATTGGAAATGGCGGTAACAGGTATTCGCCAAATGTCTACCCTGGCAACTCCGCCAGAAGAACGGCACCCAATCTTGACGTATGTTGGACCGCACGAATCGAAACAAATAGCGGCAGCCATCAAGCGCGAACTGCTGCGCGATGGACAAGTGTTCTATATCCACAATCGCACCCAATCGATTCATCGAGTAGCTGCTCAACTTGCTGAACTTGTTCCGCAAGCGCGAGTTGGGGTGGCGCACGGAAAGATGACGGAGAACCAGCTCGAAGATGTTATTCAAGCATTCTGGGATAAAGACATTGACGTACTAGTGTGTACCACAATCGTTGAAACGGGACTTGATATATCGAATGCCAACACGCTCATTGTGGAAGATGCGCACAAGCTTGGACTTTCCCAACTTCATCAGCTACGCGGACGAGTTGGCAGAAGCCGCGAACGAGCATACGCCTACTTCCTATACCCGCAAGATAAAGCAATGACAGAAACCGCCATTGAACGGTTACGCACAATTGCCGCTCACTCTGAGCTGGGTGCTGGAATCCAGGTTGCCATGAAAGATCTGGAAATTCGTGGTGCTGGAAATATTTTAGGTGGTGAACAGTCCGGGCATATTGCGGGAGTAGGATTTGATCTCTACCTGCGGATGGTCTCTGAAGCAGTTGCTCAGCTCACCGGGCAAGACAAACGCACTGAAGCTGAACAGCAAGCCGAGATGCGTATCGAGCTTCCGGTAGAAGCCTATGTGCCAGAAAAGTGGGTATCGTCTGAGCGGTTGCGTCTTGAAATCTATACCAAGATTGCGGCATCGGTTAACCAACAACAGCGAGATGATGTGCGGGTTGAATTAATCGACCGCTACGGTCCGATTCCAGTAGAAGTAGATAGGCTGTTTGCCTTAGCAGCACTTCGGGAACGGGCTCGTGGATATGGCATCGAAGAAATTACGGTGATGGGGAAGAATATTCGCTTTGCGCCAGTGGTCTTAACTGATTCCCGTCAAGCTCGAATGCGACGGTTGTATCCGAAAGGTATTGCCAAAGCAGCGATACGAACGGTGCTTGTTCCGTTAGCGGATGTCCAGCGCAAAAACAGTCAGCGTGCAGTTTTGGGCAGCGAGACAGCGTTGGAAAACGAAGACATTATTGATGTCGTTGCAACAATAATGGATCAGCTATTTTCGTAA